The DNA sequence TCGCGCTCTCCCAACGGAGCAGATTGACATGCCTTAGTTCCCGCGCGACTTATGCGCGACACCCAAACTTCTCAGCATATACTAAAGGATGCACGAGATAAACAGGCTTAAGGCTGTGCGGGGCACTAGAACGGATCTGTGTGAGCGTCGTCTCGGCTTCGCGCGGAGCGGTGGTGTTCAGGACAAAGCCGTTAGCAGCCGCGCCGGATGTCAGAAAGGCGTCATAATCTCGATAGACCGAATGCAGCGCTTCGAATCCTACTCCGTCCGGATCTTCGCCTGCTGAAGCTTCAGATACGTGATTGTCAACGAGTTAGCCCCTCTGGATGTTCCCCCCAAACACTCGAATGTGTCCCCACCACCTAGTGTTTGCCAGCCTAGCCAACACCAGCCGGTCACTTCGCAAGCGTCATGCCTAGCAACGAGAAACCGGTCGCTCGTGCGAAGTATCATTTGGACGCTATGCGCGCGCGGGGCGCCACAGCCGGTATACCGGCAACCCGGCCAAGACCAAAAGCAGACCGAGCCCCGCGTTGAGGCGGGTCTTCTCGGCGAACAGCAGGACCAGACAGATACAACCGGCGACGCCGATATATACCGCCGGCAGGATGGGGTAGCCGAAGGCGCGGACTGCACGCTCGGCGCCGGCGCGGCCCCGGCGCAGCACGAACACCCCGGCGATGGTAAGCATATAGAAGAGCAAGACCACAAACACGATGTAGTCGAGCAGATTACTGTATAGATTGCTGTATTGGCCGCTCGCGCTGTCATAGGTGCGCGGCAGGGTAAGCACCGCGCTCCAGATGCCTTGTATGATCAACGCGATCCCAGGGACACGATACCTGTTCAAGTTGCCGATGCTTTTGAAGAACAAGCCATCGCGGGCCATCGAGTAATACACGCGCGCCCCGGCCAGGATCAAACCGTTATTGCATCCGAAGCAGGAAATCATGATGGCGATGGCCATGATCGTCTGCGCATGTTCTCCCAAGATGACCTCGGCCGCGGCGACGCCGACGCGATCCTCGGCGGCATGCTGGATCGCCTCCAGAGGCAGCGTAGCGAGATAGACCATGTTGGCCAAAAGATAGAGCAGAATGACCAGTGCCACACCGAAGGCCATGCTGAGCGGCACGTTGCGTTCGGGGTTCTTGACCTCGCCCGCCGCGAAGGTGATGTTGTTCCAAGCATCGGCGGCGAAGAGGGCACCGACCATGGCGGTCGCGATGACCGGGATCAATGCCAAGGATCCGATGGGTTCGCCGTTCGCGAACGGTGTCCAGAAGTCGGCGGTATGCAGGGCGGCTTCGGGACGCTTTCCCACCAGGAAACCCAAGCCGATCAAACCGGCGAGGGCCCCGATCTTGGCGAGCGTAAAGAGAACCTGGATCCATTTACCGGTTCGCAGGCCGGTGAGATTGGTGCCGGTGAGCAACAGAACCGAAAGGATCGCCACCAGTTGTTGGGTCGAGAGCGACAAGGAGAGATCGCCGACGCCGGGAAGCGCGAGCAAACCTCCGTCGAACACCAGGTGATGCGGGGAGATCTCGGGCCACAAGCCACCAAGGAAGCGGGAAAAGGCGATGGCGACGGCCGCGATGGTGCCGGTTTGAATCACGAGGAACAAGGCCCAGCCGTACAGGAAGGCCCACTTCGGTCCAAATGCTTCCCGCAGATACACATATTGTCCGCCGGCCTGAGGCAGCATCGCGGCCAGCTCGCCGTAGCTCAAGGCCGCGATCAGCGTTAATAGTCCCGCGATGATCCAAACCACCAGCAGCCATCCCGGCGATCCCACCTGGCGCGCGATGTCGGCCGAGACGATGAAGATCCCCGAGCCGATCATCGAGCCCGCGACGATCATAGTCGAGTCGAGCAGACTCAGGCCGCGGATGAACTTTTTTTCCACGGGCGGAATCTTCAGAGCTTCCCTAAACCGAGTCACAATGCTCCCGCATCCAATCGAAACCGCGATAGCGCCACGTGATTAGTACGCGATCGATGTTTCCGATGCACACGGGGGCGGTGCTCAGCCTGCCTGAGTCCGTTCAAGTACCTCTCCAAACGGCACCTGAGCGAACACCCCAAAAAGAGCGTTGGAACTTAGCCGGCTTCGCGACAGTTTAGGCGACGTCAACCCACACAGGAACCGGGCGAACGCCCGCGGATCAGCGAGCGGGCTCGGCTGCTCGGCGCGCAGCGCTGCGGCCCGGCGCCAGATGGATGCATCGATGGTGACCGCGAGGCGCCCCAGCAGACGCGCGGGGCGACGGCCGCCGAGGCACCACGAGCAGTGCCCGCACATCCGGCCAAGGGTTTCGCCAAAATGCTCGCCAAGCCGCGCGGCCTGACAACCGTCGTGCGC is a window from the Pseudomonadota bacterium genome containing:
- a CDS encoding amino acid permease, encoding MIVAGSMIGSGIFIVSADIARQVGSPGWLLVVWIIAGLLTLIAALSYGELAAMLPQAGGQYVYLREAFGPKWAFLYGWALFLVIQTGTIAAVAIAFSRFLGGLWPEISPHHLVFDGGLLALPGVGDLSLSLSTQQLVAILSVLLLTGTNLTGLRTGKWIQVLFTLAKIGALAGLIGLGFLVGKRPEAALHTADFWTPFANGEPIGSLALIPVIATAMVGALFAADAWNNITFAAGEVKNPERNVPLSMAFGVALVILLYLLANMVYLATLPLEAIQHAAEDRVGVAAAEVILGEHAQTIMAIAIMISCFGCNNGLILAGARVYYSMARDGLFFKSIGNLNRYRVPGIALIIQGIWSAVLTLPRTYDSASGQYSNLYSNLLDYIVFVVLLFYMLTIAGVFVLRRGRAGAERAVRAFGYPILPAVYIGVAGCICLVLLFAEKTRLNAGLGLLLVLAGLPVYRLWRPARA
- a CDS encoding RecQ family ATP-dependent DNA helicase, which codes for AHDGCQAARLGEHFGETLGRMCGHCSWCLGGRRPARLLGRLAVTIDASIWRRAAALRAEQPSPLADPRAFARFLCGLTSPKLSRSRLSSNALFGVFAQVPFGEVLERTQAG